AACCATCCTTTCGTGGTTTGCTGGAAATGGCAATCGCTTGTGCTTTtgcttttcgacagtcatttgaaaaccgcaccATAATATAGTGATTGAGATATGGTTTCCGGTGATTCTGTTTGGAGATTATATGCTTCCTGTGTTACGAACTTGGTCACCTGGGGAATAGACGCGTAAATATCAAGCCTTAGGGAATATGCTTCATTTTTCCCCCAATTGTTCCAATAGCTGTTTAAGCTCCCTTTAGTGACGGCCAACTGTTTTCAGGCAGTTACTGAGCGAGGAATAGTAGATCTAATTTCCTTCCAGACCAAAGGAAATCGATCCTTTGAATGATCATGCGAATTTctacttttttgttgtttcaggGATTCATTTTGGCCCGGTGGAGTCttcagaaagaaaaaaggacgtAAAGGTCAGAACGCGAGTAGCGGCGAAAACGAAGATGTTTGGAAGTATCCCAGGTGCTTTAATTGTTACTTATTATCAGCTTgacgtaaatttgcataaaccattGCCTTGTTTACCAGGAGCCTGATGAACTGATGGACGTTAAGGGTTCAAACCCCTACTCGATCAACATACAGTGTTGGGGGTTGGGAACTCGTATTTTGATATCAGGTTGCCGTTGCGATTGTCACTGGCGCCTTTTTAGCCTTCCTCCAAGCTTTTCTAAACCTAACCTCAAATTAAGATATGTCATGCCGCGTTTTAACCATTTGGTATATTCCAGCTAAGTATCATCATGAAGTTtggtatattttaattttttcatcagAGGAACTAAAGCGCTTTCTTGGATCAGAAGTAACGATGGAGGGAGTTTGTCGGTAAGTTCCAACTTGCTGTTTCTTTTGACGAAGATAATTCCTTACCCTAATTCTATAGTTTTCGAGACGCGGTTCACGTCTCGAAAACTACAAAACTAATataccttttgctgttcatctACGCAAATAGTTGATTCTAAACGGCAAACATACGTTCATTAGCATCAACAGATGAACAAGTGCACCCAATCAAAGataaatatactttcaatctcgctcAATGGTTAATCATTAAAACCAATAGAAAATCAGTTACATATACAAATGGTCAATCAGTAACGTGAACTGGCAAACGTTgctattttttaaacaaaaaataagaaaaaatattcatgaGTGTCATTCATCGTAGTTGCATGTattttcaaatgatgaacaTTATGTACATGATCAttgaaattgcttttttttgctgaaacatataaaatgaagaacaaTTTATATGTACATTACACTCTTACGAACAAGTAGATGCATTGTAGACAAAAAGAACCGAAGAAAATCATGCCACTAGGAAACAGAATCTTACTTGAATAGCgacaaaaaattattgaagCCTCCTAAGATGTTAGTGAAGATTATTTGACGGCTGTCGCTACTATCGGATTAAACCTATCAACGGCGTGAGGGAAGAGAAGAGAAGCACATCATTTTCGAGTTAATGATGAAATGAGGAATTGCCTGAATGACATTGTAAACGAAAATTATGAAGCTCATTTGAAGATTAAGGCATTATTTATATTACGTCAAGCTTCTTTATAAACGTAACAAAGGAAGAAGGGTTACTCGCATGTGGCTCACGGATATGCACGGCGCAATTCACTGTGCTTACTAATGATTGGCCCACGGGAAGAAAAAGCACGCCTTTTCCCACTTATTTCGTCATGAAGTCTGAATGAAAGAAATCAAAGAGAAGGACCAAatagacttaaaaaaaaaaaaaagggagcgGGCCCCAAAGGCCAtccattcgcccttgtcacaaggcggccaaaaaagctttgttttaccacgctaagcctcacccccatggtttccatcgcgaggcttagcgtgggaaaacaaagctcttttggtcttccgggacaatatggccgccgtgtgacaagggtgaattgtTAACACTATTGTTTCTTGGGAATGTGTATGCATAATGAATTTGGGACCGTAAAGAAATCTTTCccaaaaatttaatgattttcAGTCACAGGCAAGGCTAAATCTAGACTCAAATGAAtatgtgattttcatttataACGGCGCACCAACCCACAACAATCCCGCGATTCGTGGTCTGAATTCTGAACCTAAAGAGCTACCAACATATAGCGAGCAATAAGTGCCTTTGGGGCAGCCATAAATCGCCCAGGGCAGCAAGAACAGAGGCAAGACGACAAGGAATCACGTTAGGCCATTTCCGCGGCCGTGCAGAGAAATACTGGTACTACCACGGCTGCTTAGTGTGGACAGTGGAGATTTATGCAAACATACAATCCAGGATGTTTAAatgatgaagaaattgaaagatAATTACAAAACATTACATTAtagtaattttgaaatttctttttcctgcgtctctatgcaaattgcatcaCTGTGTGTCTCTAAAACGCCATTGATTTTCTATTGGGCGAGATTTAAAGTATATTTATTACCTTTGATGTTATAGAACGTTATTATCAGTACGCGTGGCAAAATGACAAACTGCCCTCTGTAAAACGCGCCTTCTTGCAGGCCAAACGAGAAATGCGAGGGCTGCAAATGCATTTGCCGccctgattctgattggctgcagagATGTCAAACAACTTCGCTTGGCCAGTGAGAATCTGAGGGTACCATTTCAATGCCAAAGCTGGCGCGAATTTGTACTTGCTCACTTTGTAGTTCTGTAGAGTTGGAGATTttacttcaaaatgaaagaTCAGCTTTTTTCTAGTCAAAACTCGGACTTAACAACGATTTGGGCATGTGTATTGATAATAGTGATAATCAAATGACTTTTGTCgggcatatagtttatttgtgtccctcgggtgcaaatgatgctacttgggccacaaataaactatTTGCCCTATTTATGTATGTGCAAATAacattattgaaagttcgtagaagtgctaatgaatgtgtGTTTTACGTAAATGAATAGCAAGAGGTGTAATCGATGTCTACTTTCTGTAGTTCTGAAAACGACAGAAAGTCGTAGTCTTAGATTAAGAGTTGAGATTCTCTACCATGCTTAGCTGTTAAACTAGTTTCAGGCTATACTGCTCAAACTATATTACAAAATCATTAGCATAGTACGCACTCTCTCATCGGTTTAGGTGAGAGTCTGTAAACACGGTTGCGGAATCACacgaattgtgattggctggTGGGAAATATGAGCATGTATTAATTAAACCTATTTCAATTAAGAAGTAAACAAAAGTATTTTCCAtcatagacgttattcataaatggctgccaattcattattcttttgtccttgtgcaaattagcctaccaagcctcattgccatgtgctaaattgaaaagaactcTTGCTccaaggtgaggcttggtaggctaatttgcgcaataacagaacaaacataaaacagccgccatttatgaataaggtctatttgtcgaattattttataaaagcaacagAGGACTTTTTTcggtgtttacatagcctcattTCCGTGAAGTTCAAAGAATTTTCGACAggtatgcaaacccgagacgcagtcgagggtttgcataccTGTCTCGAATTTTCCCAACTATCCTCGTGTTTAGATGAGGTTGTGAAATGAGAACAGAATTTCCTTTTTCTCGCTGTACATCATAAATACTGGAATCCCTCGACAACAAAGAGTCGTGACACCTTTGTCAAAATTTCGCTCCTCACTGATATTCGTAATCAAGGCATATTTTCTATGATGGTGCGAACAATTATTGAAAGaaaggttaagcatgacgtttacggcaaacagtAGACGGCTACGTGTCACAAAAGTGtcatgaaaatttacgtttttcaactggtctcactcttttgagaaaaTGCGCGATATATTAAGCTAACAGACAAGAAGTTTCTCCACgttgtgaaaaaaagaaatttcatcttgccgttcgCCGTAatcgtcatgcttaacctctctaataaTAATTCTCGACTGCTTTCCTTGTAGAGTTTTCGACACTTTTCAGTACTGCAGTTTGAACAAGCGTCTTTTGTATGTGCTGTGGGAAGGAATCTTGGAGCTACTCTTCCCTGATAACAAGTTTAATGACATTTTCCTCAAAATCCATGCGAAAGCAAGGTTACAGTAAATGAGGCGGTGGCGCTGTCGTCGGAATGGTGGATGTATCCTCAGGCGGGATATCGACACGGGCCGCTTTGCTACGTTAGTTGGTATTGAAGCAAATTAGTTAACCAGGGTCTTGAAGAGGGTTCTGATCCCGCACGTTTTTCCTTCCataaaaattcatgaaaagTCTAATTTCTACAAAAGCTAATACATATAAGATGTAGGTTGATCCTTTCGATTGATATTTTAAATTTACGCGTGTTTTTaaaggcttctgcaaaaagaaatagctttttgtACGTACCTCATTATGAAGAGAGCTGGCATAACTATTTGCCATAAAGGCCAAAAATCCCCTCAAGATTataataaaagtgaggctgaaGAGCTTAATGAAGCAGTAACTGGTATGTTTTGGCAtctgattgaaacaaaatactctCCGACAGTTAACCAGATACTCCATAGGGTGTTTGGCTTGAAGGGAGACACCACTATGGTGGCCGAGAACTgccaacaaaaaaaatcacattttttgtGTAATAAATGTTAGTTTCACTCGGAAATAAATCAAAACTATTGTAAAACACGAagtcaaatgaaatgaaatttaaaagtaAAATGATATAAAAGTACCTTGAATTTGAAATATAAAACCACTTTACTTTGAAGTTAAACTAAAATGAAAATGCAGTTCAAATTGAAATATAAAATCAATGTCAAATGCCATTTTCTCTGCCATCGAAAGTCAGACATTTCAGTTTGTGAAAAGTAATCCTCGTCCATCCTTGTGTATTCTCTTTACTGAGGTCTTAAACTGCCACAGACGCTTTTTAAAATTATCGGTCCTTATATTTGAATAGCTTTTTCCTCTTTAGTTTTCTGTTTGGACGGAAATTTATCGTTTAATCTTTTGGTCTTCGATGGCCTTTAACGCTCCTCAACGTGGCAGACCAAAGGCAACCGAAGGGACGAAAAGAATTCTCCTTCGAGAGTCAACGTTTTGCTTGTGgaacagaagaaaagaaagtttaaaCATCAAGGGGCTGAGTAACAGCGAATTTGCAGAGATTTTGCTCCATCAGAATTTGGAGGAACTTCGTGCGCGGTGCAGTTCATTTCAAGAAACTCGATCAACTGAAGGTTCAAACCACAACGAAGAACCCATCTCAAGTaagatttcaattcaattcatcTGTTTCGTCCCAAGGCCAGtgtagttttgtttcttttcaaaccGTTTTATCTAAATCCCGTAAACAGAGTATATTCCACTCCTTAGTGCGGAGTTTTATTTGGCTCGACTCATTCTACCTAACAAATATGTTCTGTATAGGTAGACGTGAACTCTTCCAATCTACTCCCTTGAGTAAAAGAGCAAGGATTGAATTTGATGTGTCTCCTGTAGTTCCAGTTGGAAATGAAGAAGACACAAACACGCTGTGAGTACACACGTTCTATATCATTACTCTGACAATTAGGTTTTTATGAATGAAAGGCTATGTGAATCCATAGCTGAAATTCTGACATGCTTGCTAACAAATTGACAGACATATTGCAACAGTTCTTCCAGTGCATGTATAGTGCGATTTTTTCGCACAGTAAACCCTTTTGTACACAAACAACCTTACACAGTTGTGcttgcttattattattatttattagtatCCTTCTTTTATTTCTCAAGCACTGAACATTCACACTGAAGCTAAACCTCTttgaattattataatttttttttttaatatggttatcattatttttcctCTCACAGTGTGGACATAACTGGGGAATCTGTTGGAATAGACCCAAAAGGAGATGATTCTCTTGCACAAGAAATTCCGCCAGTTTTGGCAGCATCACTTGTGCAGAGTATGAGTACTGTCACTCCTGTATTTGGCAGTATCTGTGGAGACCCTTTCTCGGATGAAAGTATAAGGTACGTACATTTATGACAACTGATTTTACATTACAGGAAACTTAGGATCAAATTTTGGTTGTTGGTCGAGTGATGCAACAGGCGAACCGTATATATTTAAAGATGTCAATGGTCTTTCTTCAATCTCTACATCCACACTTATCTCACGATCCATTTCCTTCACTGCGATCTCTTGACCTTTCTTCACGTGTCACGCTGTTTCGAGCCCCGCGGccgacatcaaaacaaaaacagaggcGCGCAAGGTGTTATGGTTGGGAGGGATCCTTTAAACTAAAATGGAAATGCAGTTCAAATTGAAATATAAAATCAAtgtcaaatgaaattcaaagtgcaaataaaatgaaaaacaatattagTGGCAGCGCTCggccataacaaaaatttacattCACTTTCAATCGCTAAGTGAAATCAATTTTCGCATGGCCGAGCTCTGCCAGTACCAGCGTACCTTGCGGTACTCGCAGCTTTTGTACATGGTTCCAAGATGGCGGAGTGGAGGAAGTTTGCAGCAAGGCAGAAAGCGAAGAGAAGAGGCAAAAGTCAAGATGTAGAGGAGAGTAAAGTAGCGGAGGAGATCGTGGTGCAACGCATGAGTGCGCATGTAAGtgggaaacaacaaaaatactCTCGCATTGGAGCTCAGGAGTACGTTCCTTTTGAGCAGGACGAGCTTTCTATTCATAACATCAAGGACTCCTGTCAAAAGCATTTCCAGCCCCAAATTGAGAAAGATCTTGTTTGTGATGTGTTGGCGGGGGAACGCGGACCATCCTGTAACAAGATGGCTCAAATTCCAAACAAGAAAGTGTTTTATGTCCGGTTTGTTAAACCAGAAGGGGAACTTGAGGAAGAAGAGAACCGCAGCCGTGAGGTAAGCGTTAATAACAAGTGAATGTTAAACTAAAGTGTTGCACTGTATCAGTAGGTAATAAATGTCCAAACTTCGAACCTTACTACGAATATAAATCAAGATAGCAGTTAGGTGTGTTATTGTATCAGTCACTACCCGATTCTGATACTCCCGGCGTGCCCAATCGATGaaaggcaataattattaatataatcaatattattgataatcAGCAATCGATTGTTCTCAATTGCTTCAATTAATCAGTGAAAATGGATACTCACAATTCAAATCCTTGTAATTGTTATCGATTGTCATTTATTTGCATTGGTTATTGATTGACATCGTTCTCAATCAGGAAGAGTTGAAAGAGGATCATTAATTAGACTTACgtattatttatcttttttgCATTGTATACACCAAAGCCCAAAATAGCACGATATGACAAGGCTTCAACAACTAGTTCACTTCCAAGTCCTAAGAAGCAGTATGGGAGTCAAGTCAGTAAGGTTTACCCAAAAAGCCTCTCAGTTGTAGAAATGTTAAAGCTGGGGAATGTCATTGCAAAGAACACAACTACTGTTATTGATGTCTTCATGTTTAATATCGAACATATGGAATGGTCCACTGCACCCATGACTGTAGAATTTAGGATAGCTGACCATCCATTTGCATCTGGTGGATTTAGAGAGGCATTCAAAGCTACCAGTGACACTCCTGGATTTAGTGGGGTTACTTGGGTTATCAAAACATACCTGAAGGGTACTCTAGAGGATATTATCAAAACAAATCAGACTGTTGAGAGTCACACAAGGAAGGCTCTGCAAATGCATCATTTAGCCAGAAATTTCACATCCCAATTGAAAGAGAAAGTGGAAAAGGAAACATTAACAGAGTTTGGCACTTCCTTTCACTATAAGAAGGTATTCCTAGGCAAGATGAGTGATGGTGACTATGTGACTATTGAAGAATTCATTGATGGCGTGTTTGTTAAGTATATTAACAACAATGGGGACATTTGCACTGAGGATGATGTCCTCTGCGACAAGGCTCAGTGTTTTGCACACTTCACGTATGAAAAGTCAAAGGGAAAACTCATGGTACTAGATGTTCAGGGTGCAGGACTTAACTTGTATGACCCTGAAATTGCctcagcagaattaactgatgATGACGGTTCCTTGCGTTTCTGCAATGGCAACTTGGCGGATGGGGCTATTAAGAATTTCTTTGCAAAGCACAACTGTAATTTTTATTGTAGGATCTTGCAGCTTAAGTTGTTACCATCGGCATCCCAGTAAGAAAGTAAATGTTTATTAGCTGACCTTTTTACCTTCTTTTTATATGGAGCTGCCTAAGTTGACAAAGGTCCCACTTGGCAGTACGAATTAGCTAAAGGATGTCATGTTCCATGTTGTTGGTTTCTTAGCTGTTTCATTCTTGTTACTTAAGTTACTGTTGTCACTGTTACTGGATGACATACTCTTTCGTAGAAATTAGTCCTTTTGTTGGACAGATAGCATCTCTTTTACTCTGTTTTACTGTTGTTGTTCATGTTTTACAGCCTACAAATGACAATATGCAGTTTCATTTTTCCGTTTTTACAGTTCAAAGAAAGATAAATTTGGTCAAACCGAGattgaaaatttgctttttaagTACAGATATGCATCATTGCATTCATTTGGCCTTATGTTTTCAAAGTCTGGAATGATTCTTTCACATTCAGCTCTCACTTCTGGGGGAAGAAAATCATCAGACATGTGTAGAACTCCAGACTCAAATGCTGCCTCTTCTAATTGTTCTTCAGTTACTGGAAAACCTGTCAATATTAGGAGTGCAACATTAAATTAATCATCTGCAGTTTATGTGACCCATTATAATCTACTTTATGGTTTTGCCTCTGCTTCACATTTATCCATTTTTGACATCAATGAATCCTGGAGATTAAATGTAAGTGTTTCCTTCCTAATTTTTCATTTGGAGGTCTTAAGAAAACTTTGCACAATTAAACAGGGAGAGGATGGAAGGGAAGGGATTTAGGTATGAAAATATACCTTTAGGACAATAATTATAAAGTCATGTACCTACCACATTGTTCAAGGCCATATTGATCAGGAAAATTGTGAATGTGATTAGGGATGCCCACGGGAAGATTGGTATG
The nucleotide sequence above comes from Acropora muricata isolate sample 2 chromosome 12, ASM3666990v1, whole genome shotgun sequence. Encoded proteins:
- the LOC136892742 gene encoding transient receptor potential cation channel subfamily M member 6-like produces the protein MAEWRKFAARQKAKRRGKSQDVEESKVAEEIVVQRMSAHVSGKQQKYSRIGAQEYVPFEQDELSIHNIKDSCQKHFQPQIEKDLVCDVLAGERGPSCNKMAQIPNKKVFYVRFVKPEGELEEEENRSREPKIARYDKASTTSSLPSPKKQYGSQVSKVYPKSLSVVEMLKLGNVIAKNTTTVIDVFMFNIEHMEWSTAPMTVEFRIADHPFASGGFREAFKATSDTPGFSGVTWVIKTYLKGTLEDIIKTNQTVESHTRKALQMHHLARNFTSQLKEKVEKETLTEFGTSFHYKKVFLGKMSDGDYVTIEEFIDGVFVKYINNNGDICTEDDVLCDKAQCFAHFTYEKSKGKLMVLDVQGAGLNLYDPEIASAELTDDDGSLRFCNGNLADGAIKNFFAKHNCNFYCRILQLKLLPSASQ